The following coding sequences lie in one Danio rerio strain Tuebingen ecotype United States chromosome 3, GRCz12tu, whole genome shotgun sequence genomic window:
- the LOC100334508 gene encoding uncharacterized protein isoform X1: MADRSPLFLLLIFWTLSTGVFVAGDTHVFSSCGETVHLPCRNTDQHCRPGTDWVFNSYKRSPAVELISLGVKQRNPERLNLGSDCSLNISRVTTEDAGLYICTQWRGDQKQRPDSVVYLHVVAVSVFPPLSSSPSPGLFLTVYCQLFSYTADVCNRLVRSEDLHLSWVDEAGVDLNTDSRYQISSTGCIISLSTTLISEDEDKQWRCGVYQRNQLKTSDTFTVHYSAKGIRAPAVSPVHHTNCEDPQSPNPAGSSTAAKAEAETFCVIKQQ; encoded by the exons ATGGCTGATAGGAGTCCTCTGTTTCTGCTGCTCATCTTCTGGACACTCAGCACAG gtgtgtttgtagCAGGAGACACTCATGTGTTCAGCAGTTGTGGAGAAACTGTTCATCTGCCCTGTAGAAACACTGATCAGCACTGCAGACCAGGAACTGACTGGGTCTTTAACAGTTACAAACGGTCACCAGCAGTTGAGCTGATTAGTTTAGGGGTAAAGCAGAGAAACCCAGAGAGACTGAATCTGGGCTCTGACTGCTCTCTGAACATCAGTAGAGTCACAAcagaagatgctggactttacaTCTGCACACAGTGGAGAGGAGACCAGAAACAAAGACCTGATTCAGTTGTGTATCTGCATGTTGTTGCTG TTTCAGTCTTTCCACCACTATCATCATCACCTTCACCGGGACTCTTTCTGACAGTCTACTGTCAGCTGTTCTCATATACTGCAGACGTCTGTAACCGTTTAGTCAGATCTGAGGATCTTCATCTGTCCTGGGTGGATGAGGCTGGTGTTGATCTGAACACAGACTCCAGATATCAGATCTCTTCTACAGGCTGTATCATCAGTCTGTCTACAACACTCATCAGTGAAGATGAAGATAAACAGTGGAGATGTGGAGTCTATCAGAGAAATCAACTGAAGACCTCAGACACGTTTACTGTCCACTATTCAG CTAAAGGTATCAGAGCTCCAGCAGTGAGTCCAGTTCACCACACAAACTGTGAAGATCCACAAAGTCCAAACCCAGCAGGATCTTCTACAGCAG CTAAAGCTGAAGCAGAGACATTCTGTGTGATTAAACAGCAGTGA
- the LOC100334508 gene encoding uncharacterized protein isoform X2, whose protein sequence is MADRSPLFLLLIFWTLSTGVFVAGDTHVFSSCGETVHLPCRNTDQHCRPGTDWVFNSYKRSPAVELISLGVKQRNPERLNLGSDCSLNISRVTTEDAGLYICTQWRGDQKQRPDSVVYLHVVAVSVFPPLSSSPSPGLFLTVYCQLFSYTADVCNRLVRSEDLHLSWVDEAGVDLNTDSRYQISSTGCIISLSTTLISEDEDKQWRCGVYQRNQLKTSDTFTVHYSAKAEAETFCVIKQQ, encoded by the exons ATGGCTGATAGGAGTCCTCTGTTTCTGCTGCTCATCTTCTGGACACTCAGCACAG gtgtgtttgtagCAGGAGACACTCATGTGTTCAGCAGTTGTGGAGAAACTGTTCATCTGCCCTGTAGAAACACTGATCAGCACTGCAGACCAGGAACTGACTGGGTCTTTAACAGTTACAAACGGTCACCAGCAGTTGAGCTGATTAGTTTAGGGGTAAAGCAGAGAAACCCAGAGAGACTGAATCTGGGCTCTGACTGCTCTCTGAACATCAGTAGAGTCACAAcagaagatgctggactttacaTCTGCACACAGTGGAGAGGAGACCAGAAACAAAGACCTGATTCAGTTGTGTATCTGCATGTTGTTGCTG TTTCAGTCTTTCCACCACTATCATCATCACCTTCACCGGGACTCTTTCTGACAGTCTACTGTCAGCTGTTCTCATATACTGCAGACGTCTGTAACCGTTTAGTCAGATCTGAGGATCTTCATCTGTCCTGGGTGGATGAGGCTGGTGTTGATCTGAACACAGACTCCAGATATCAGATCTCTTCTACAGGCTGTATCATCAGTCTGTCTACAACACTCATCAGTGAAGATGAAGATAAACAGTGGAGATGTGGAGTCTATCAGAGAAATCAACTGAAGACCTCAGACACGTTTACTGTCCACTATTCAG CTAAAGCTGAAGCAGAGACATTCTGTGTGATTAAACAGCAGTGA